Proteins from a single region of Caloramator sp. E03:
- a CDS encoding GNAT family N-acetyltransferase yields the protein MLKIIEIKNKKGFKKFIDLPYDIYKYDKNWIPPLRYDLMNKLVGKNNPLFSSGDHSFFMVYNDNKPLGRICVGINDDLNKKKGINEGYISLFECINDKDVAFLLFDTAVKWLKDRGMNSMRGPVSPTNGDDYKGLLVKGFDGPPVLMNSYNPEYYVKLFEYYGFQKFYDLYAYYYDLSNADFKKYGKVVEFAMKRYNYHIDKIDLKRFDREITDIKKILDISMPMEWEDLTVPSLEDIKAEVKNLKRMVDPDIIVIARSMDTPIGFAVALPDYNQVLKHLGGRLFPFGLFKLLWYKRKINSGRLFIMFVIPEYRKKGVSSAMLYKIFEEGLKKGYIYGEGSTIGETNLAMRRDVEGFGGKHYRTYRIYKKQI from the coding sequence ATGCTAAAGATAATAGAGATAAAGAATAAGAAGGGATTTAAAAAATTTATTGATCTTCCTTATGATATATATAAATATGATAAAAACTGGATACCACCATTGAGATATGATTTAATGAATAAGCTTGTTGGAAAAAACAATCCTCTTTTTTCAAGTGGTGACCATAGCTTTTTTATGGTATATAATGACAATAAGCCATTAGGGAGAATTTGTGTAGGAATAAATGATGATTTAAATAAAAAGAAAGGGATTAATGAAGGATATATTTCTCTATTTGAATGTATTAATGATAAGGATGTTGCATTTTTACTTTTTGATACAGCAGTGAAATGGTTAAAGGATAGGGGAATGAATAGTATGCGAGGTCCAGTGTCACCTACTAACGGAGATGATTATAAAGGACTTTTAGTTAAGGGATTTGATGGTCCTCCTGTACTTATGAATTCTTATAATCCTGAATATTATGTTAAATTATTTGAATATTATGGTTTTCAAAAGTTTTATGATTTATATGCATATTATTATGACTTATCCAATGCTGACTTTAAAAAATATGGAAAAGTAGTTGAATTTGCAATGAAAAGATATAATTATCATATAGATAAAATAGATTTAAAAAGATTTGATAGAGAAATAACAGATATTAAAAAGATACTAGATATATCAATGCCTATGGAGTGGGAAGATTTAACCGTTCCATCATTAGAGGATATTAAAGCTGAAGTTAAAAATTTAAAACGAATGGTTGATCCTGATATAATTGTTATTGCAAGATCTATGGACACGCCTATTGGCTTTGCTGTTGCTCTGCCAGATTATAACCAAGTTTTAAAACACTTAGGGGGAAGACTTTTTCCATTTGGGCTATTTAAACTATTATGGTATAAAAGGAAAATAAATTCAGGAAGGTTATTTATAATGTTTGTTATACCTGAATATAGAAAAAAAGGTGTTAGTAGTGCAATGCTTTATAAAATATTTGAAGAAGGGCTTAAAAAAGGATATATTTATGGTGAAGGATCTACCATTGGAGAGACAAATTTAGCTATGAGAAGAGATGTTGAAGGCTTTGGTGGAAAACATTATAGAACATATAGGATTTATAAAAAGCAGATTTAA
- a CDS encoding cell division protein FtsA, translating into MSYDNFIFALDIGTRTVVGVVGYEKDFKFEIVAYESLEHKSRAMYDGQVHDIDKVASVVIQVKEKLEKKLGFPLKKVAIAAAGRALKTKMVKFQKEFESLCEIDNELISSLEMEGIDLARKNLNNELGEDEKTIYYCVGYSIINYYLNDYSISSLLGHKAKSIGADILATFLPQTVVESLYAVVKKANLEVCNLTLEPIAAINVAIPKDLRMLNLCLVDIGAGTSDIAITKSGSVVAYAMVPIAGDEITEAICESCLVDFNTAEKIKLSLSGSKKEISFIDVMGIKQVKKVEEIVKIIEPVIENLAEAICEKVKEYNGKSPAAVFLIGGGSKIKNLDKIVAQKLNLPLERVAVRGTEVLKDIKFKGKKCSGPEAITPLGIAFTALMQKGADFIYVRVNGKSVRLFNSRSMTVSDALSLCGFSGDKIIGRSGKALNFKLNGNNRTILGEAGKPCEIYVNGKVANLRTEINNGDDIAINIAQKGKDAVLTVQDLMMEYGCNNALITVNGVEVFKDYVIKNDDNIEIKVVNDEIAAEKDIEKGITVTVNGKSVFLNEKDSYIFVDIFNYIDFDVSNAKGNIVLKLNGKDASYTDVLNDGDVIDIYWGKEG; encoded by the coding sequence ATGAGCTACGATAATTTTATATTTGCTCTTGACATTGGGACAAGAACTGTTGTTGGAGTTGTTGGATATGAGAAGGATTTTAAATTTGAGATAGTTGCTTATGAGTCTTTAGAACACAAAAGCAGGGCTATGTATGATGGACAAGTTCATGACATAGACAAAGTTGCTTCAGTTGTAATACAAGTAAAAGAAAAACTTGAAAAAAAGCTTGGTTTTCCATTGAAAAAAGTTGCAATAGCTGCTGCAGGAAGAGCATTAAAGACTAAAATGGTAAAATTCCAAAAAGAATTTGAGTCGTTATGTGAAATAGATAATGAACTAATAAGCAGCCTTGAGATGGAAGGAATAGACCTTGCAAGGAAAAATCTTAATAATGAGCTTGGGGAAGATGAAAAAACTATATATTATTGTGTTGGATATAGCATAATAAATTACTATTTAAATGACTATTCTATATCGTCACTTTTAGGACATAAAGCAAAATCAATTGGGGCAGATATACTTGCTACTTTTCTTCCTCAAACAGTAGTTGAAAGTCTCTATGCAGTGGTAAAAAAAGCAAATCTTGAAGTATGCAACTTAACTCTTGAGCCCATTGCAGCTATAAATGTTGCAATCCCTAAAGATTTAAGAATGCTAAACCTATGTCTTGTTGATATTGGTGCAGGAACCTCTGATATTGCAATAACTAAAAGTGGTTCTGTAGTTGCTTATGCTATGGTGCCTATTGCAGGTGATGAAATTACTGAAGCTATATGTGAAAGTTGCCTTGTGGATTTTAATACGGCAGAGAAGATAAAACTTTCTTTATCAGGTAGTAAAAAAGAAATATCCTTTATAGATGTAATGGGCATAAAACAAGTAAAAAAGGTTGAAGAGATTGTAAAGATTATTGAACCTGTAATTGAAAATTTAGCTGAGGCTATATGTGAAAAGGTTAAAGAATATAATGGTAAATCGCCGGCGGCAGTGTTTTTAATAGGCGGAGGAAGTAAGATTAAAAATCTTGATAAAATAGTTGCACAAAAGCTTAATTTGCCCTTAGAGAGAGTAGCTGTAAGGGGCACTGAAGTTTTAAAGGATATTAAATTTAAAGGTAAAAAATGTTCAGGACCAGAAGCTATAACCCCTTTGGGTATTGCATTTACTGCTTTAATGCAAAAAGGTGCCGACTTTATTTATGTTAGAGTAAATGGAAAAAGTGTGAGGTTATTTAATTCAAGAAGTATGACTGTATCAGATGCACTTAGCCTTTGCGGATTTTCAGGAGATAAGATTATAGGAAGAAGTGGTAAAGCATTAAATTTTAAATTAAATGGAAATAACAGAACTATATTGGGGGAGGCAGGTAAACCCTGTGAAATATATGTAAATGGAAAAGTTGCAAATTTAAGAACAGAGATTAATAATGGAGATGATATAGCTATTAATATAGCACAGAAAGGCAAAGATGCTGTTTTAACAGTTCAAGATTTAATGATGGAGTATGGATGCAATAATGCTTTAATAACTGTGAATGGGGTTGAGGTATTTAAGGATTATGTTATCAAAAATGATGATAATATAGAGATTAAGGTAGTGAATGATGAAATTGCAGCTGAAAAGGATATTGAAAAAGGAATAACTGTTACAGTAAATGGCAAAAGCGTCTTTTTAAATGAAAAAGATTCATATATATTTGTAGATATATTTAACTATATAGATTTTGATGTTTCAAATGCAAAGGGGAATATTGTACTAAAGTTAAATGGTAAGGATGCTTCTTATACTGATGTTTTAAATGATGGTGATGTAATTGATATATATTGGGGAAAGGAGGGGTGA
- a CDS encoding thiamine-binding protein: MSKCNVSFQIIPNVEEERLYDVVDKVIEYIKSCNVRYEVGPMETTMEGELTELLRIVEKSQEICVKEGANRIISVVKIDYKKDGVTIDEKIKKYR; encoded by the coding sequence ATGTCAAAGTGTAACGTAAGTTTTCAAATAATACCTAATGTTGAGGAAGAGAGGCTCTATGATGTTGTTGACAAAGTAATAGAATACATTAAATCCTGCAACGTTAGGTATGAAGTAGGACCAATGGAGACAACTATGGAGGGAGAATTGACTGAACTTTTAAGGATAGTTGAAAAATCACAAGAAATTTGTGTAAAGGAGGGTGCAAATAGAATTATTTCTGTTGTTAAGATTGATTATAAAAAAGACGGAGTCACTATTGATGAAAAGATAAAAAAATATAGATAA
- a CDS encoding hexokinase family protein: protein MDSLKNTVINFLKKYDMYYEDIHFNENRDVFLKEMEDGLCGNESSLKMIPTYISVEGEIPVNEPVIVMDAGGTNFRVAVVSFNEKLEPTISDYNVYPMPGSDKEISKEEFYDTVVDYIEPVINKSKKIGFCFSYPTEVLPNKDGKVLQLSKQVKINGIVGDIIGENLIKRIKERGLDGDKKIVILNDTVATLLGGKISSPKKVFDSYIGFILGTGTNTCYIEDICNIKKISNITDSKNMIINIESGGFANIKRGLIDKEMDMETVDKNQYIFEKMISGRYLGPVIFNVIKKACDEGILSKEFSSNIAKVDMLPLPEVSEFLEYPYFQNILSSCCANDNDRLILFYLIDFIIERAAKLVAINLAAVIVKSQKGNNPLKPICITADGSTFYKLKDFRKKLDFYVKKYINDEMGYYIEFTKIDNAPIVGAAVAGLIN, encoded by the coding sequence ATGGATAGTTTAAAAAATACAGTAATAAATTTCTTGAAAAAATATGATATGTATTATGAGGATATTCATTTTAATGAAAACCGCGATGTTTTTTTAAAAGAGATGGAGGATGGTCTATGTGGAAATGAAAGTTCTCTTAAAATGATCCCTACATATATTTCTGTTGAGGGTGAAATACCTGTAAATGAGCCTGTTATAGTAATGGATGCAGGTGGAACGAATTTCAGAGTTGCAGTTGTTAGCTTTAATGAAAAATTAGAACCAACAATATCAGATTATAATGTATATCCTATGCCAGGATCTGATAAGGAAATTTCTAAAGAGGAATTTTATGATACTGTTGTAGATTATATTGAGCCTGTTATAAATAAAAGTAAGAAGATAGGATTTTGCTTTTCTTATCCAACTGAGGTACTACCAAATAAAGATGGTAAAGTTCTTCAGCTTAGTAAGCAAGTAAAAATAAACGGAATTGTAGGAGATATAATAGGAGAAAATCTTATAAAAAGAATTAAAGAAAGAGGGCTTGATGGAGACAAGAAAATAGTTATTTTAAATGATACAGTTGCAACTCTTCTTGGAGGAAAAATCTCATCTCCCAAAAAGGTATTTGATAGCTACATAGGTTTTATACTTGGTACAGGAACTAATACATGTTATATTGAAGATATATGCAATATTAAAAAGATATCAAATATCACAGATAGTAAAAATATGATTATAAATATTGAATCAGGAGGGTTTGCAAATATAAAAAGAGGCTTGATTGATAAAGAAATGGACATGGAAACTGTTGATAAAAACCAATATATATTTGAAAAGATGATATCAGGTAGGTACTTAGGGCCAGTAATTTTTAATGTTATTAAAAAAGCTTGTGATGAAGGAATTCTATCTAAGGAATTTTCATCAAATATAGCTAAAGTAGATATGCTCCCTTTACCTGAAGTGAGTGAATTTTTAGAATATCCATATTTCCAAAATATATTATCAAGTTGCTGTGCTAATGATAATGACCGTTTAATTTTATTTTATCTGATTGATTTTATCATAGAAAGGGCAGCAAAACTTGTTGCTATTAATCTTGCTGCAGTTATTGTTAAATCTCAAAAGGGTAATAATCCTTTAAAGCCAATTTGTATTACAGCAGATGGTTCAACATTCTATAAACTTAAAGACTTTAGAAAGAAGCTTGATTTTTATGTGAAAAAATATATAAATGATGAAATGGGTTATTATATAGAATTTACAAAAATAGATAATGCACCTATAGTTGGAGCAGCTGTTGCGGGACTTATTAATTAG
- a CDS encoding urocanate hydratase, whose protein sequence is MFSNIDISEAMTIKLDDELPKMPEFIPGIRRAPDRGFTLTKEQTEIALKNALRYIPEKYHEILAPEFLNELMTRGRIYGYRFRPEGRIYGKPIDEYKGNCIEGKAFQVMIDNNLDFEVALYPYELVTYGETGQVCQNWMQYRLIKKYLEVMTDQQTLVIESGHPLGLFKSKPDAPRVIITNAMMVGMFDNQKDWHYAMQMGVANYGQMTAGGWMYIGPQGIVHGTFNTILNAGRKKLGIGPTEDLRGHLFISSGLGGMSGAQPKAAEIANAVGIIAEVDYSRIKTRYDQGWVKTISDDLDEVFRIADEYLKKKEPMSIAYYGNIVDLLEYVVKHNIKVELLSDQTSCHAVYDGGYCPQGLTFEERTKLLKTDRNKFKEYVDRSLRRHFELIKTLVDRGAYFFDYGNSFMKAVFDAGVKEISKNGVDERDGFIFPSYVEDIMGPELFDYGYGPFRWVCLSGKKDDLIKTDHAAMECIDPNRRGQDRDNYIWIRDAEKNNLVVGTQARILYQDAYGRMKIALKFNEMVRKGEVGPIMLGRDHHDVSGTDSPFRETANIKDGSNIMADMAVQCFAGNAARGMSLVALHNGGGVGIGKAINGGFGLVLDGSERVDEIIKSAMLWDVMGGVARRAWARNEHSIETSIEYNKLNEGTDHITLPYIASDDLVKRVVEEGFKSRK, encoded by the coding sequence ATGTTTAGCAATATTGATATAAGTGAGGCTATGACAATAAAGCTTGATGATGAGCTTCCAAAGATGCCCGAGTTTATACCTGGCATTAGAAGAGCACCAGATAGAGGTTTTACTTTAACTAAAGAGCAAACTGAAATAGCTTTAAAAAATGCATTAAGATATATACCAGAAAAGTATCATGAAATACTTGCCCCAGAGTTTTTAAATGAACTTATGACAAGAGGAAGAATATATGGCTATAGATTTAGGCCGGAGGGAAGAATATACGGTAAGCCTATTGATGAATATAAGGGAAACTGCATAGAGGGAAAGGCTTTTCAGGTTATGATAGACAATAACCTTGACTTTGAAGTGGCCCTTTATCCTTATGAACTTGTAACTTATGGTGAAACAGGTCAGGTATGTCAGAACTGGATGCAATATAGGCTAATAAAGAAGTACCTTGAAGTTATGACAGATCAACAAACTCTTGTAATAGAATCAGGACATCCTTTAGGGCTTTTCAAATCAAAGCCTGATGCACCAAGGGTAATTATAACAAATGCAATGATGGTTGGTATGTTTGACAATCAAAAGGATTGGCATTATGCTATGCAAATGGGAGTTGCAAATTATGGACAGATGACAGCAGGAGGATGGATGTATATAGGTCCTCAGGGAATAGTTCATGGTACTTTTAATACCATACTAAATGCTGGACGTAAAAAGCTTGGTATAGGGCCAACAGAGGATTTAAGAGGACACCTTTTCATATCCTCAGGTCTTGGGGGAATGAGTGGAGCTCAGCCAAAGGCTGCAGAGATTGCTAATGCGGTTGGAATTATAGCTGAAGTTGATTATTCAAGAATAAAAACAAGATATGATCAGGGCTGGGTAAAGACGATTTCTGATGATCTTGATGAGGTTTTCAGAATTGCTGATGAATATTTAAAGAAAAAGGAACCAATGTCTATAGCATATTATGGTAACATAGTAGATTTACTTGAATATGTTGTTAAGCATAATATAAAAGTTGAGCTTTTATCTGATCAGACTTCCTGCCATGCTGTATACGATGGAGGATACTGCCCTCAGGGACTAACCTTTGAAGAAAGAACAAAGCTTTTAAAAACAGATAGGAATAAATTCAAAGAATATGTAGATAGAAGTTTAAGGAGGCATTTTGAACTTATAAAAACTCTTGTTGACAGAGGAGCTTACTTCTTTGATTATGGGAACTCCTTTATGAAGGCAGTATTTGATGCAGGAGTTAAAGAGATATCAAAAAATGGTGTTGATGAAAGGGATGGATTTATATTCCCATCCTATGTTGAAGATATAATGGGTCCAGAGCTTTTTGATTATGGATATGGACCATTTAGGTGGGTATGTCTTAGTGGAAAAAAGGATGATCTTATTAAAACTGACCATGCTGCAATGGAGTGTATAGATCCAAATAGAAGAGGACAAGATAGGGATAATTATATATGGATAAGAGATGCAGAAAAGAATAATCTTGTTGTTGGAACACAGGCAAGAATTTTATATCAGGATGCTTATGGAAGAATGAAAATAGCATTAAAATTTAATGAAATGGTAAGAAAAGGTGAAGTAGGGCCTATTATGCTTGGCCGTGATCATCATGATGTTAGTGGAACTGATTCACCTTTTAGAGAAACGGCTAATATAAAGGATGGAAGCAATATAATGGCTGATATGGCAGTTCAATGCTTTGCAGGCAATGCAGCCCGTGGAATGAGCCTTGTAGCACTCCATAACGGCGGAGGTGTTGGAATAGGAAAGGCTATAAATGGAGGCTTTGGACTTGTACTTGATGGAAGTGAAAGAGTTGATGAAATTATAAAATCTGCAATGCTTTGGGATGTTATGGGTGGCGTTGCAAGACGTGCCTGGGCAAGGAATGAACATTCAATTGAAACAAGTATTGAATACAATAAGCTTAATGAAGGAACAGATCACATAACACTTCCATATATAGCTTCTGATGATTTAGTTAAGAGAGTCGTTGAAGAAGGATTTAAAAGCAGAAAATAA
- the ftcD gene encoding glutamate formimidoyltransferase: MKKIIECVPNFSEGRDLEKIEKIVNPFRGRDNVKLLDYKRDEDHNRLVVTVVGEPDAVAEAVIDAIGVAIEVIDMRLHKGQHPRMGAVDVVPFIPIKNISMTEAVELSKEVAAKVAEKYNLPVYLYEKSATSAERENLANIRKGEFEGMFEKIKQPQWKPDFGPQEVHPTAGVVAIGARMPLVAFNVNLGTNNLEIANKIAKNVRFIGGGLRYCKAIGVELKDRGIVQVSMNMTDYTKTALYRAFELIKIEAKRFGVSVVGSEIIGLVPMEALIDTAVYYLGVEDFSMEQILETRIME, translated from the coding sequence ATGAAAAAAATTATAGAGTGCGTACCCAATTTTAGTGAAGGAAGAGATCTTGAAAAAATCGAAAAGATAGTAAATCCCTTTAGAGGAAGGGATAATGTTAAGCTTCTTGATTATAAAAGGGATGAGGATCATAACAGGCTTGTTGTAACAGTTGTTGGAGAGCCCGATGCTGTTGCAGAAGCTGTAATAGATGCAATAGGTGTTGCAATTGAAGTTATTGATATGAGATTACATAAAGGTCAGCATCCAAGAATGGGAGCTGTTGATGTTGTTCCATTTATTCCCATTAAAAATATAAGCATGACTGAGGCAGTTGAGCTTTCAAAAGAAGTGGCTGCGAAAGTTGCAGAAAAATATAACCTGCCTGTATACCTTTATGAAAAATCAGCTACCTCAGCTGAGAGGGAAAACCTTGCTAATATTAGAAAAGGTGAATTTGAAGGTATGTTTGAAAAGATAAAACAGCCTCAGTGGAAGCCAGACTTTGGTCCTCAAGAAGTTCATCCGACAGCAGGAGTTGTTGCAATAGGAGCAAGAATGCCCCTTGTTGCCTTTAATGTAAACCTTGGAACAAACAACTTAGAGATAGCAAATAAAATTGCTAAAAATGTAAGGTTTATAGGTGGAGGGTTAAGATACTGTAAAGCTATAGGAGTTGAGCTTAAGGATAGGGGAATAGTTCAGGTTTCAATGAATATGACTGATTATACCAAAACAGCCCTTTATAGGGCGTTTGAGCTTATTAAGATAGAGGCAAAGCGCTTTGGAGTTAGTGTTGTAGGGAGTGAAATAATAGGGCTTGTTCCAATGGAGGCATTAATTGATACAGCAGTTTATTATCTTGGAGTTGAGGATTTTTCAATGGAACAGATTTTAGAAACAAGAATAATGGAATAG
- a CDS encoding cyclodeaminase/cyclohydrolase family protein → MLAQKSIAEFLNETASSSPVPGGGSIAALSGAIAAALTEMVANLTVGKKGYENVQEDMPSIIKITEEYRHSFIRDIDEDAESFNKFMIALKMPKSSEEEIKIRKEAIEKASKEAALVPLKVAKDALKLMDTVEEIVIKGNKNAITDGAVAAMMARTAVLSALYNVKINLLSIKDEMFVHKISKEVEEIEGKALEREKEILSKVVL, encoded by the coding sequence ATGTTAGCACAAAAAAGTATTGCAGAATTTTTAAATGAAACTGCTTCAAGTTCTCCAGTACCAGGTGGTGGAAGTATTGCAGCACTATCTGGTGCCATTGCTGCAGCATTAACGGAGATGGTTGCAAATCTTACCGTTGGTAAAAAAGGATATGAAAATGTACAAGAGGATATGCCAAGCATTATTAAGATAACAGAAGAATATAGGCATAGTTTTATTAGAGATATAGATGAGGATGCAGAGTCTTTTAATAAATTTATGATAGCTCTAAAAATGCCAAAGAGTAGTGAAGAAGAAATAAAGATTAGAAAGGAAGCTATTGAGAAGGCTTCAAAAGAAGCGGCACTTGTTCCTTTAAAGGTTGCAAAGGATGCATTAAAGCTTATGGATACAGTTGAAGAAATAGTTATAAAGGGAAATAAAAATGCAATAACCGATGGGGCAGTAGCTGCAATGATGGCAAGAACTGCAGTTTTATCAGCTCTTTATAATGTAAAGATTAATCTTCTTTCAATAAAAGATGAAATGTTTGTACATAAAATCTCTAAAGAAGTTGAAGAAATTGAAGGTAAGGCATTAGAAAGAGAAAAGGAGATACTCTCAAAGGTAGTATTATAA
- a CDS encoding ABC1 kinase family protein yields MSNRALLRFKQIIKVMAKYGFGYIVDNKINSGKNSPFNLKKAFEELGPTFIKIGQILSTRPDILPEEYIIELQKLQDNTSYCSFEEIKKIFYKELKKDIYDVFDEFGKVPIASASIAQAHKAILKDGRKVIIKIQRPNIEEDMELDIAILKRIVNLTKARFKDTLIDPLEALDEILLSTRRELNFKNEARCIEKFKELNEDVKFVSCPEIIWSLTTKKIIAMEYIDGIKISDLNSLKEEGYDLNDIGKKLALSYFKQIFKDGFFHGDPHPGNIIIKNNKIYYIDFGIMGTLSPPLRNALNEAIIAIALNDIDKLIQVIMTIGIKKGMVNKNKLYEDIDSLFLNYLSTSLKNIKISSMLQDIFNAAKQNNIQLPKDLTLLIRGLVIIEGVVAKISPDINILDIAIPYVKSNIQLHNIPSFNEIFTNTYSFSKSSMELPSKLIKLCNFILNGRAKVQLEHRNLTKQVLELNKMVNRLIFAIITSSFIIGSSLILNTNIGPKIFGISLIGITGYIAAAFLGFWLLISILRSGKL; encoded by the coding sequence ATGAGCAATAGAGCATTACTTAGATTTAAACAAATAATAAAAGTTATGGCTAAGTACGGTTTCGGATATATTGTAGACAACAAGATAAATAGTGGTAAAAACTCCCCTTTCAACTTAAAAAAGGCCTTTGAAGAACTGGGCCCAACATTTATAAAAATTGGTCAAATACTAAGTACAAGGCCAGATATTCTGCCTGAAGAATACATAATAGAACTTCAAAAGCTTCAAGACAATACATCCTACTGTTCATTTGAAGAAATAAAAAAAATTTTCTATAAAGAATTAAAAAAAGATATATATGATGTATTTGATGAATTTGGCAAGGTACCCATAGCCTCGGCCTCTATCGCTCAGGCACATAAAGCAATTTTAAAAGATGGAAGAAAAGTTATAATAAAAATACAACGTCCTAATATAGAAGAAGATATGGAGCTTGATATTGCTATATTAAAAAGAATTGTAAACCTAACCAAGGCTAGATTTAAGGATACGCTTATTGATCCATTAGAAGCTCTTGATGAGATACTTTTATCAACAAGAAGGGAACTTAATTTTAAAAATGAAGCAAGATGTATAGAAAAGTTCAAAGAGTTAAATGAAGATGTAAAATTTGTATCCTGTCCTGAAATAATCTGGTCTCTTACTACAAAGAAAATAATAGCTATGGAATATATAGATGGTATTAAAATATCTGATTTAAACTCTTTAAAAGAAGAAGGATATGATTTAAACGATATAGGTAAAAAGCTTGCACTATCATATTTTAAGCAAATTTTCAAAGATGGCTTTTTCCATGGGGATCCCCACCCAGGGAATATAATAATAAAGAATAATAAAATCTACTACATTGACTTTGGAATTATGGGTACATTGTCCCCTCCCCTAAGGAACGCCTTAAATGAAGCTATAATAGCAATAGCATTAAATGATATAGATAAGCTAATACAAGTAATCATGACAATTGGTATTAAAAAAGGCATGGTAAATAAGAATAAATTATACGAAGATATAGATTCCCTTTTTTTAAACTATCTGTCCACATCCCTTAAAAACATTAAAATATCTTCTATGCTTCAAGATATATTTAATGCCGCAAAACAAAACAATATTCAACTCCCAAAGGATCTAACACTGCTTATTCGAGGCCTTGTTATAATCGAAGGAGTTGTTGCAAAAATATCGCCTGATATAAACATTTTAGATATAGCTATACCTTATGTAAAATCAAACATACAGCTTCATAATATACCTTCCTTTAATGAAATTTTTACAAATACTTATTCCTTTTCAAAAAGTAGTATGGAGCTCCCTTCAAAATTAATTAAGCTCTGTAATTTTATATTAAATGGCAGAGCAAAAGTGCAGCTTGAACACAGAAATTTAACAAAACAAGTATTAGAACTTAATAAAATGGTTAATAGGCTTATTTTTGCAATTATAACTTCATCCTTTATAATTGGATCATCATTAATATTAAACACAAATATTGGTCCTAAAATATTCGGTATATCCTTAATTGGTATAACCGGCTATATTGCTGCTGCCTTTTTAGGATTTTGGCTTTTAATATCCATTCTTCGCTCTGGTAAACTTTAA
- a CDS encoding phasin family protein — protein sequence MKEELKKLLLAGVGSVAYSYEKASELIDEFIKKGQLTIDQGKELREELKKVVKENIPETNKEEKSKPITKEEMVELLRDMNFATKNEIEEIKNRLSELEKKINK from the coding sequence ATGAAAGAAGAATTGAAAAAATTATTACTTGCAGGAGTTGGATCTGTAGCTTATAGCTACGAAAAAGCCTCTGAGCTAATAGATGAATTTATTAAAAAAGGGCAGCTTACTATCGATCAAGGAAAGGAATTAAGAGAAGAGCTTAAAAAAGTAGTTAAAGAAAATATACCGGAAACTAACAAAGAAGAAAAATCAAAACCAATAACAAAAGAAGAAATGGTAGAGCTTCTAAGAGATATGAATTTTGCTACAAAAAATGAAATAGAAGAAATTAAAAATAGGCTATCAGAACTTGAAAAGAAAATAAACAAATAG
- a CDS encoding helix-turn-helix domain-containing protein — MSRVGEKIQDARQKAGIPIKALAKKLGVSEGFIADVESGRRIINEELIKKIEKLLEVNLNEELFDEVQEPIENIKEVDENKFINKQWEDAFAHILKKIPVCSVNLKEIYGYVYLPVIEKKIEGYPSDKLFYIKVPDDSMRGFRIAKDDKVLVYETSEILSNSICLIDIDGKKCIRQIKRVDANKALIISHSNDLKTETKDVKSFTVIGRCIKLESEL; from the coding sequence ATGAGTAGAGTGGGAGAAAAAATACAAGATGCAAGGCAAAAAGCAGGTATTCCCATAAAGGCTCTTGCAAAAAAGCTTGGGGTTTCAGAAGGATTTATAGCCGATGTAGAATCAGGAAGAAGAATAATAAATGAGGAATTAATTAAGAAAATAGAAAAGCTTCTTGAGGTTAATCTAAACGAAGAACTATTTGATGAAGTTCAAGAGCCTATTGAAAACATAAAAGAAGTTGATGAAAATAAATTTATAAATAAGCAATGGGAAGATGCTTTTGCACATATTTTAAAAAAAATACCTGTATGTAGTGTTAATTTAAAAGAAATTTATGGTTATGTCTATTTGCCTGTGATAGAAAAAAAAATAGAAGGATATCCATCAGATAAGCTTTTTTATATAAAGGTACCTGATGATAGTATGAGAGGCTTTAGAATAGCTAAGGATGATAAGGTTTTAGTATATGAGACTTCAGAAATTTTAAGCAACTCAATCTGTTTAATAGACATAGATGGCAAAAAATGTATAAGACAGATTAAAAGAGTAGATGCAAACAAAGCATTAATAATATCTCATTCAAATGATTTGAAAACTGAAACAAAAGATGTTAAATCTTTCACAGTAATAGGAAGATGTATCAAATTGGAATCAGAATTGTAA